In Arsenicicoccus dermatophilus, a genomic segment contains:
- the groL gene encoding chaperonin GroEL (60 kDa chaperone family; promotes refolding of misfolded polypeptides especially under stressful conditions; forms two stacked rings of heptamers to form a barrel-shaped 14mer; ends can be capped by GroES; misfolded proteins enter the barrel where they are refolded when GroES binds), with protein sequence MAKTLEFNDAARKSLERGVDALANAVKVTLGPKGRNVVIDKKWGAPTITNDGVTIAREVELEDPYENLGAQLAKEVATKTNDIAGDGTTTATVLAQAMVKEGLRNVAAGAAPAGVKRGMDKAVDAVSERLLANAREVSGKEEVAAVASLSAQSQEIGQLIAEAFDKVGKDGVITVEESSTASTELEFTEGMQFDKGYISPYFVSDPERMEAVLEDAYVLVNQGKISAIADVLPLLEKVVQAGKPLLIIAEDIDGEALSTLVVNKIRGTFNVVAVKAPGFGDRRKAMLADIAILTGGQVVAEEVGLKLDQVGLDVLGQARRVVVSKDDTTIIDGSGDQGAVEGRVAEIKAEIGRTDSDWDREKLQERLAKLAGGVCVIKVGAHTEVELKEKKHRIEDAISATRAAIEEGIVAGGGSALVHAVRVLDELQLDGDEATGAAIVRKAAAEPLRWIAENAGLEGYVAVSKVGDLEPGKGLDAATGEYVDLVAAGVIDPVKVTRSALRNAASIASMVLTTDTLVVEKPEEEAPAPAGGHGHGHGH encoded by the coding sequence ATGGCCAAGACGCTTGAGTTCAACGACGCCGCTCGCAAGTCCCTGGAGCGCGGTGTCGACGCCCTCGCCAACGCCGTCAAGGTGACGCTCGGCCCCAAGGGCCGCAACGTCGTCATCGACAAGAAGTGGGGCGCCCCCACGATCACCAACGACGGTGTCACCATCGCCCGCGAGGTCGAGCTGGAGGACCCCTACGAGAACCTCGGCGCCCAGCTCGCCAAGGAGGTCGCCACCAAGACCAACGACATCGCCGGCGACGGCACCACCACCGCGACCGTCCTGGCGCAGGCCATGGTCAAGGAGGGCCTGCGCAACGTCGCCGCGGGCGCTGCCCCGGCCGGCGTCAAGCGCGGCATGGACAAGGCCGTCGACGCCGTGTCCGAGCGCCTGCTCGCCAACGCCCGCGAGGTCTCCGGCAAGGAGGAGGTCGCGGCCGTCGCGTCCCTGTCCGCCCAGTCCCAGGAGATCGGCCAGCTCATCGCCGAGGCCTTCGACAAGGTCGGCAAGGACGGCGTCATCACCGTCGAGGAGTCCTCGACCGCCAGCACCGAGCTGGAGTTCACCGAGGGCATGCAGTTCGACAAGGGCTACATCTCGCCGTACTTCGTCTCCGACCCGGAGCGCATGGAGGCCGTCCTCGAGGACGCCTACGTCCTGGTCAACCAAGGCAAGATCTCGGCCATCGCCGACGTGCTCCCGCTGCTGGAGAAGGTCGTCCAGGCCGGCAAGCCGCTGCTGATCATCGCCGAGGACATCGACGGCGAGGCGCTGTCGACCCTGGTGGTCAACAAGATCCGCGGCACCTTCAACGTCGTGGCCGTCAAGGCTCCCGGCTTCGGCGACCGCCGCAAGGCCATGCTCGCCGACATCGCCATCCTCACCGGCGGCCAGGTCGTCGCCGAGGAGGTCGGCCTCAAGCTCGACCAGGTCGGCCTGGACGTGCTGGGCCAGGCCCGCCGTGTCGTCGTCTCCAAGGACGACACGACGATCATCGACGGCTCCGGCGACCAGGGCGCCGTCGAGGGGCGCGTCGCCGAGATCAAGGCCGAGATCGGCCGCACCGACTCCGACTGGGACCGCGAGAAGCTCCAGGAGCGCCTCGCCAAGCTCGCCGGCGGCGTCTGCGTGATCAAGGTCGGTGCGCACACCGAGGTCGAGCTCAAGGAGAAGAAGCACCGCATCGAGGACGCGATCTCCGCGACCCGCGCAGCCATCGAGGAGGGCATCGTCGCCGGTGGCGGCTCCGCCCTCGTCCACGCCGTGCGGGTGCTCGACGAGCTGCAGCTCGACGGCGACGAGGCCACCGGCGCCGCCATCGTGCGCAAGGCTGCGGCCGAGCCGCTGCGTTGGATCGCCGAGAACGCCGGGCTCGAGGGCTATGTCGCGGTCTCCAAGGTCGGCGACCTGGAGCCGGGCAAGGGCCTGGACGCCGCCACGGGGGAGTACGTCGACCTGGTCGCGGCCGGCGTCATCGACCCGGTCAAGGTCACCCGCTCCGCGCTGCGCAACGCCGCGTCCATCGCCTCCATGGTGCTGACGACCGACACCCTGGTCGTCGAGAAGCCCGAGGAGGAGGCTCCGGCCCCCGCCGGCGGGCACGGCCACGGGCACGGCCACTGA
- a CDS encoding PfkB family carbohydrate kinase — MSRVYVLGSLNVDLTVPVSRLPRSGETVVGGTVRRTAGGKGGNQAVAAAAQGAEVVMMGAIGADEPGVAYRDRLHDKGIDVSHLRVVEGEATGQAFVTVDEVGANQIVVAPGANAELAPHHTAALDTMAAGDVLLVSLEVPIETVAEAVRRIASRDVRVVLNAAPYAHLPHHVVEAADPLVVNEHEALELADDGAFPASLLVTFGAAGCAWNGIEHPAVRVPAERVVDTTGAGDAFCGALAARLALGDTREEAVAAALQAGADAVQHAGAQRDALL, encoded by the coding sequence ATGAGCCGCGTCTACGTCCTCGGGTCCCTCAACGTCGATCTCACCGTCCCGGTCAGCCGGCTGCCCCGGTCGGGGGAGACGGTCGTCGGAGGCACCGTACGACGTACGGCGGGCGGCAAGGGTGGCAACCAGGCGGTCGCCGCTGCCGCGCAGGGCGCCGAGGTCGTCATGATGGGCGCCATCGGTGCCGACGAGCCTGGCGTGGCATACCGGGACCGGCTGCACGACAAGGGGATCGACGTGAGCCACCTGAGGGTCGTCGAGGGCGAGGCCACCGGGCAGGCCTTCGTCACGGTGGACGAGGTCGGCGCCAACCAGATCGTCGTGGCTCCCGGGGCCAACGCCGAGCTGGCGCCGCACCACACGGCCGCCCTGGACACCATGGCGGCGGGCGACGTCCTGCTGGTGAGCCTGGAGGTGCCCATCGAGACCGTGGCCGAGGCCGTCCGCCGCATCGCTTCGCGGGACGTCCGGGTGGTCCTCAACGCCGCCCCTTACGCCCACCTGCCGCACCACGTGGTCGAGGCGGCCGATCCCCTCGTCGTCAACGAGCACGAGGCCCTGGAGCTGGCCGACGACGGGGCCTTCCCGGCGTCGTTGCTCGTCACCTTCGGGGCCGCCGGGTGCGCCTGGAACGGCATCGAGCACCCGGCCGTGCGGGTTCCCGCCGAGCGGGTCGTGGACACCACCGGCGCCGGCGATGCCTTCTGCGGGGCCCTGGCGGCGCGGCTGGCGCTCGGCGACACGCGCGAGGAGGCCGTCGCCGCCGCGCTGCAGGCCGGGGCCGACGCGGTGCAGCACGCCGGCGCCCAGCGCGACGCCCTGCTCTGA
- the rimI gene encoding ribosomal protein S18-alanine N-acetyltransferase has translation MLRELAWGDLPRLAELELEAFAQDAWTEATWWSELAGRPRREYVVWDDPDRGGVVGYAGLDHGGDVADVMTIAVAPAARGLGLGRRLLHELVARATAGGASALLLEVRADNAPARALYETHGFETISVRRRYYQPGDVDALVMRRHLAAGEPAPDHRATDAASGIRPDPQPTQGDLT, from the coding sequence GTGCTGCGCGAGCTGGCCTGGGGCGACCTGCCGCGGCTCGCCGAGCTGGAGCTCGAGGCCTTCGCGCAGGACGCATGGACCGAGGCCACCTGGTGGTCCGAGCTCGCCGGGCGTCCCCGGCGGGAGTACGTCGTCTGGGACGACCCGGACCGCGGCGGCGTCGTGGGCTACGCCGGGCTCGACCACGGCGGGGACGTCGCCGACGTGATGACCATCGCCGTCGCACCCGCCGCCCGCGGCCTGGGCCTCGGGCGGCGCCTGCTGCACGAGCTGGTCGCCCGGGCGACGGCCGGGGGAGCGAGCGCGCTGCTGCTGGAGGTCCGCGCCGACAACGCCCCGGCCCGGGCGCTCTACGAGACCCACGGCTTCGAGACCATCTCGGTGCGCCGCCGCTACTACCAGCCCGGCGACGTCGACGCGCTCGTGATGCGCCGCCACCTCGCCGCCGGCGAGCCGGCCCCGGACCACCGGGCGACCGACGCCGCCTCCGGCATACGACCCGATCCGCAGCCCACCCAGGGAGACCTGACATGA
- the tsaB gene encoding tRNA (adenosine(37)-N6)-threonylcarbamoyltransferase complex dimerization subunit type 1 TsaB: MLLAIDTSTSAIGVALHDGDRVVAERSVLDARAHGELVAPGIVAVLQQTGLRPADVDAVVVGTGPGPFTGLRVGIVSARTFALALDLPVHGLCSLDALAHEARQTTVDGPRRLVVATDARRKEVYWAGYDLSGELPVREGEPVVCRPADLAPQLGGRPVVGRGPHLYPELGAVAPSSPRDVSAGWLADLAARRLAAGEDLSDTTPRYLRRPDAVPSVAPVTVV, encoded by the coding sequence GTGCTGCTCGCCATCGACACCTCCACCAGCGCCATCGGCGTCGCCCTGCACGACGGCGACCGGGTCGTCGCCGAGCGCAGCGTGCTCGACGCGCGGGCCCACGGCGAGCTCGTCGCCCCCGGCATCGTGGCCGTCCTGCAGCAGACCGGCCTGCGCCCCGCCGACGTCGACGCGGTGGTGGTGGGCACCGGGCCGGGCCCGTTCACCGGGCTGCGGGTCGGCATCGTCAGCGCCCGCACCTTCGCCCTCGCCCTGGACCTTCCGGTCCACGGGCTGTGCTCGCTGGACGCCCTCGCCCACGAGGCCCGGCAGACCACCGTCGACGGTCCGCGCCGGCTCGTCGTCGCGACCGACGCCCGCCGCAAGGAGGTCTACTGGGCGGGCTACGACCTGTCCGGGGAGCTGCCGGTGCGCGAGGGGGAGCCTGTGGTGTGCCGCCCCGCCGACCTCGCCCCGCAGCTGGGGGGACGGCCCGTCGTCGGTCGCGGCCCGCACCTGTATCCCGAGCTCGGTGCCGTCGCGCCCAGCAGCCCGCGCGACGTCTCCGCGGGATGGCTGGCCGACCTGGCCGCGCGCCGCCTCGCCGCGGGCGAGGACCTGTCCGACACCACCCCGCGCTACCTGCGCCGCCCCGACGCCGTCCCGTCCGTCGCACCCGTCACGGTGGTCTGA
- a CDS encoding WhiB family transcriptional regulator, giving the protein MAEISRLPGPVADQWDWQLQGSCRRENPDVFFHPEGERGPARRNRDGAAKAVCIACPVLEQCREHALRVREPYGVWGGMTEDERESYYSSASAIA; this is encoded by the coding sequence ATGGCCGAGATCAGCCGACTGCCCGGGCCCGTTGCAGACCAGTGGGACTGGCAGCTGCAGGGTTCCTGCCGGCGGGAGAACCCTGACGTGTTCTTCCACCCCGAGGGGGAGCGCGGTCCCGCCCGTCGCAACCGGGACGGTGCCGCCAAGGCGGTCTGCATCGCCTGCCCGGTCCTGGAGCAGTGCCGCGAGCACGCCCTGCGCGTGCGCGAGCCGTACGGCGTCTGGGGCGGGATGACCGAGGACGAGCGCGAGTCCTACTACAGCAGCGCTAGCGCCATCGCCTGA
- a CDS encoding glycoside hydrolase family 3 N-terminal domain-containing protein — protein sequence MSDLTRTARLIAVLTTIGSLASACSGPPPGGEGVRPAPATASSAAGSDTGEQGATTPGAAPPPSPTTAPTTAPTTPATTPARPAPAACAATLVDRLTPAQRVGQLVMIGISADARPEAERAVSDHAVGNAFYIGGWRDVDTVRPISDAMQAAARRSGTGLGLLVAADQEGGKVQQLKGKGFPPLPSAVQQARLSPDELRSLATGLGRTLAAAGVNLDLAPVTDTVDPRLGRANEPIGRWDRQYSTDPRRVGPLISTFITGLHAAGVGATVKHFPGIGRVRANTDFSATGIDDPVMTAEDPYLGPFAVGIAAGADVVMVATARYPRIDPTTHAAFSRPIVTELLRKRLGYQGVVATDDLGVAASVRSVPTGERAVRFVRAGGDLALTGIATDGPKMTAALLAEVGKDPAFAAQVRAAAIRVVDLKVRRGLARCG from the coding sequence ATGTCAGACCTCACCCGCACCGCACGCCTGATCGCCGTCCTCACGACGATCGGGTCCCTGGCCAGCGCCTGCAGCGGTCCGCCGCCGGGGGGCGAGGGCGTGCGCCCCGCGCCCGCGACGGCGTCGTCCGCCGCCGGCTCCGACACCGGGGAGCAGGGCGCCACCACCCCGGGCGCGGCGCCTCCCCCGAGCCCGACCACCGCACCGACCACCGCGCCGACCACTCCGGCGACCACACCCGCGCGCCCCGCCCCGGCCGCCTGCGCGGCGACCCTGGTGGACCGGCTCACCCCGGCCCAGCGTGTCGGTCAGCTGGTGATGATCGGCATCAGCGCGGACGCCCGCCCCGAGGCCGAGCGGGCCGTCTCCGACCACGCGGTGGGCAACGCCTTCTACATCGGCGGGTGGCGGGACGTGGACACGGTGCGCCCGATCTCCGACGCCATGCAGGCGGCCGCCCGCCGCTCCGGCACCGGCCTGGGGCTGCTCGTGGCCGCCGACCAGGAGGGCGGCAAGGTGCAGCAGCTCAAGGGCAAGGGCTTCCCGCCCCTGCCGAGCGCCGTGCAGCAGGCCCGGCTCTCCCCCGACGAGCTGCGGTCCCTGGCGACCGGGCTGGGCCGCACCCTGGCCGCGGCGGGCGTCAACCTGGACCTGGCCCCGGTCACGGACACCGTCGATCCCCGCCTCGGCCGGGCCAACGAGCCGATCGGCCGCTGGGACCGGCAGTACTCCACCGACCCTCGGCGGGTCGGCCCGCTCATCAGCACGTTCATCACCGGGCTGCACGCCGCCGGGGTCGGCGCGACCGTCAAGCACTTCCCGGGCATCGGGCGGGTGCGGGCCAACACCGACTTCTCGGCCACCGGCATCGACGACCCGGTGATGACGGCCGAGGACCCCTACCTCGGCCCCTTCGCCGTCGGGATCGCGGCCGGCGCCGACGTGGTCATGGTCGCCACGGCCCGCTACCCGCGCATCGACCCCACGACGCACGCGGCCTTCTCCCGCCCGATCGTGACCGAGCTCCTGCGCAAGCGGCTCGGCTACCAGGGCGTGGTCGCGACGGACGACCTCGGAGTGGCCGCATCGGTGCGGTCCGTGCCGACCGGGGAGCGAGCCGTACGCTTCGTCCGCGCGGGGGGCGACCTCGCGCTCACCGGCATCGCCACGGACGGCCCGAAGATGACGGCGGCGCTGCTGGCCGAGGTCGGCAAGGACCCGGCCTTCGCCGCCCAGGTCCGGGCCGCCGCCATCAGGGTCGTCGACCTCAAGGTGCGGCGCGGTCTGGCCCGCTGCGGCTGA
- a CDS encoding MFS transporter yields the protein MLRHFGFPPVGDHRRFVVALTVDAIGSGVFMPLSMLYFLRTTDLRLEQVGAAVSIAAAVALPVVLLVGQLVDRLGPRSMLLAANAIQATAYAGFLLVHDVAGMQTVTILAALGQACFWGSFGPMLAAITREGERELWYGFVGALRNLGFAVGGLVAGLVIAVGTTTAYHGVVVANAVSFALALVLLADVPVQAPARTAGQHPLAGLGMVLRDAPYAVLLVANLGYALCGLALNYAMPVYAADRLQLPGWVTGAIYTLNTVLVGLGQGLVVRAMTGHRRHRVLALAGVAFVVGFGLLAVAGRAGAGLASAVVLVAVAVYTLGELLGGPVLSTVAVDSRPAELRGTYLSAYQLSWNVAGIIGPAAFAWLLGRGDEPVWLALAASSVVGIAVTPLLARVLPVAGERVTNQAA from the coding sequence ATGCTGCGTCACTTCGGTTTCCCGCCCGTCGGCGACCACCGCCGGTTCGTCGTCGCCCTCACGGTCGACGCGATCGGCTCCGGTGTCTTCATGCCCCTGTCGATGCTCTACTTCCTGCGCACCACCGACCTGCGGCTCGAGCAGGTCGGGGCCGCCGTCTCGATCGCCGCCGCCGTGGCGCTGCCGGTCGTCCTCCTCGTGGGACAGCTCGTGGACCGGCTGGGGCCGCGCTCGATGCTGCTGGCGGCCAACGCGATCCAGGCCACGGCGTATGCCGGCTTCCTGCTGGTCCACGACGTCGCCGGCATGCAGACGGTGACCATCCTCGCCGCCCTGGGTCAGGCGTGCTTCTGGGGCTCCTTCGGGCCGATGCTGGCCGCCATCACCCGCGAGGGCGAGCGGGAGCTGTGGTACGGCTTCGTGGGGGCCCTGCGCAACCTCGGCTTCGCGGTGGGCGGGCTGGTGGCGGGGCTGGTGATCGCCGTGGGGACGACGACGGCCTACCACGGCGTGGTCGTCGCCAACGCGGTGTCCTTCGCCCTCGCGCTCGTCCTGCTGGCGGACGTGCCCGTCCAGGCGCCCGCCCGCACCGCCGGGCAGCACCCCCTCGCCGGTCTCGGCATGGTGCTGCGGGACGCCCCCTACGCCGTGCTGCTCGTCGCCAACCTCGGTTATGCCCTGTGCGGGCTGGCGCTCAACTACGCGATGCCGGTGTATGCCGCCGACCGGCTCCAGCTGCCCGGCTGGGTGACCGGGGCGATCTACACCCTCAACACCGTGCTGGTCGGCCTCGGCCAGGGCCTGGTGGTGCGCGCGATGACCGGCCACCGCCGGCACCGGGTGCTCGCGCTGGCGGGGGTGGCCTTCGTGGTGGGCTTCGGCCTGCTGGCGGTGGCCGGGCGCGCCGGCGCGGGACTGGCGAGCGCGGTCGTCCTGGTCGCGGTCGCGGTCTACACCCTGGGCGAGCTTCTCGGCGGGCCGGTGCTCTCCACGGTGGCGGTGGACTCCCGGCCCGCCGAGCTGCGGGGGACCTACCTGTCGGCCTACCAGCTGTCCTGGAACGTCGCCGGCATCATCGGGCCGGCGGCGTTCGCCTGGCTCCTGGGCCGCGGTGACGAGCCGGTCTGGCTGGCCCTGGCCGCGTCGTCGGTCGTCGGGATCGCGGTCACGCCGCTGCTCGCCCGGGTCCTGCCCGTCGCCGGAGAGCGGGTGACCAACCAGGCGGCCTGA
- the groES gene encoding co-chaperone GroES, which translates to MSVSIKPLEDRIVVKSVEAEQTTASGLVIPDTAKEKPQEGEVLAIGPGRIDDKGNRVPMDVNVGDKVIYSKYGGTEVKLGGEEYLILSARDVLAIVG; encoded by the coding sequence GTGTCGGTTTCCATCAAGCCGCTCGAGGACCGCATCGTCGTCAAGTCCGTCGAGGCCGAGCAGACCACCGCGTCCGGTCTGGTCATCCCGGACACCGCCAAGGAGAAGCCCCAGGAGGGCGAGGTCCTGGCCATCGGTCCGGGCCGCATCGACGACAAGGGCAACCGCGTCCCGATGGACGTCAACGTCGGCGACAAGGTCATCTACTCCAAGTACGGCGGCACCGAGGTCAAGCTCGGCGGCGAGGAGTACCTCATCCTGAGCGCCCGCGACGTCCTCGCGATCGTCGGCTGA
- a CDS encoding PPOX class F420-dependent oxidoreductase, translating to MDLLTLGDEHVVSLTTFRRSGEAVSTPVRIGRDGEQLVVLTPDGTGKTKRLRHTHAVVLRPCDRRGRVAPGAPSVRATARVDRDPALLARTRAILAAKHRLEFHGFMLVERLVRRRSPARVVITVHPRSG from the coding sequence ATGGACCTCCTGACGTTGGGTGACGAGCATGTCGTGTCCCTGACCACCTTCCGTCGCAGCGGCGAGGCGGTCAGCACCCCGGTCCGGATCGGCCGCGACGGCGAGCAGCTGGTCGTGCTCACCCCGGACGGGACGGGCAAGACCAAGCGGCTGCGGCATACCCACGCCGTCGTCCTGCGGCCCTGCGACCGCCGCGGCCGGGTCGCGCCGGGCGCACCCTCGGTGCGCGCCACCGCCCGGGTGGACCGGGATCCGGCGCTGCTCGCCCGCACCCGGGCGATCCTCGCCGCCAAGCACCGGCTCGAGTTCCACGGCTTCATGCTCGTCGAGCGGCTCGTGCGTCGACGCAGCCCGGCCCGCGTCGTCATCACCGTCCACCCACGATCCGGTTGA
- a CDS encoding class I SAM-dependent methyltransferase, which yields MDLETAHLLVSPEATELLRSLPVYDDRQALALATRLRAAGHSPELTAAVLHQSALRARGRAKLGDAVDALLLTDDGLEQATRPQVARHHAQRLRSADVALVHDLGCGLGLDARALVEAGLAVRAVDADPATAVLAAHNLAAVPGTGDQVPPEVACARAEDVDLTVGLAGPAQPGAAAGRRTAVWLDPARRTPGVADVTGRTRRTWRLDDLAPSWELVRSLAGQAAAAGAKLSPAFPHAAIPDGAEAQWVSWRGEVVECCLWWGDAVERAGRTALVLSAAGSALLTENDADTAWATGDLAEWVYEPDRAVIRAGLVGALERAVGGPELDPGVGYVTSSVERDLPWARRFRVLESLPLQEKMIRAHLRKIGCGTVTLKKRGVDVDPDRLRRSLRLKGSGSATLILTRHAGRPVALHVEPT from the coding sequence ATGGACCTGGAGACCGCCCACCTGCTCGTGTCCCCCGAGGCCACGGAGCTGCTGCGCAGCCTGCCGGTGTATGACGACCGCCAGGCCCTCGCCCTCGCCACCCGGCTGCGGGCGGCCGGACACTCCCCCGAGCTGACCGCGGCGGTGCTGCACCAGTCCGCCCTGCGCGCCCGCGGCCGCGCCAAGCTCGGCGACGCGGTGGACGCGCTGCTGCTCACCGACGACGGGCTGGAGCAGGCGACCCGCCCGCAGGTGGCCCGCCACCACGCGCAGCGCCTGCGCTCCGCGGACGTCGCCCTGGTCCACGACCTGGGCTGCGGCCTCGGCCTGGACGCCCGCGCCCTGGTCGAGGCCGGGCTGGCGGTCCGCGCGGTCGACGCCGACCCGGCGACGGCGGTGCTCGCGGCCCACAACCTCGCCGCCGTGCCCGGCACCGGCGACCAGGTCCCGCCGGAGGTGGCCTGCGCCCGGGCGGAGGACGTGGACCTGACCGTCGGTCTCGCGGGCCCGGCGCAGCCGGGAGCGGCTGCGGGACGGCGCACGGCCGTGTGGCTCGACCCGGCCCGCCGCACCCCCGGGGTCGCCGACGTCACCGGACGGACCCGCCGGACCTGGCGGCTCGACGACCTCGCCCCCTCCTGGGAGCTCGTGCGGTCCCTCGCCGGGCAGGCGGCCGCGGCGGGGGCCAAGCTGTCGCCGGCCTTCCCCCACGCCGCGATCCCGGACGGCGCCGAGGCGCAGTGGGTCTCGTGGCGCGGCGAGGTCGTCGAGTGCTGCCTGTGGTGGGGGGACGCGGTGGAGCGCGCAGGCCGGACGGCGCTCGTCCTGTCCGCGGCCGGGTCGGCGCTGCTCACCGAGAACGACGCCGACACCGCCTGGGCCACAGGCGATCTCGCGGAGTGGGTCTACGAGCCGGACCGGGCCGTCATCCGCGCCGGCCTGGTGGGGGCGCTGGAGCGGGCCGTCGGGGGCCCGGAGCTGGACCCCGGGGTCGGCTACGTCACCTCGTCCGTCGAGCGAGACCTGCCGTGGGCCAGGCGGTTTCGGGTGCTGGAGTCGCTCCCTCTGCAGGAGAAGATGATCCGCGCCCACCTGCGCAAGATCGGCTGCGGGACCGTGACGCTCAAGAAGCGCGGCGTCGACGTCGATCCCGACCGGTTGCGAAGGTCGCTGCGGCTCAAGGGGTCCGGGAGCGCCACCCTGATCCTGACGCGGCACGCGGGCCGTCCGGTGGCACTGCACGTCGAGCCGACCTGA
- the tsaD gene encoding tRNA (adenosine(37)-N6)-threonylcarbamoyltransferase complex transferase subunit TsaD, with product MTRTDEPLVLGIETSCDETGVGIVRGHTLLVDAIASSVDEHARFGGVVPEVASRAHLEAMIPTIRRACTEAGVTLQDLDAIAVTSGPGLAGALLVGVAAAKALAVALDKPIYGVNHLASHVAVDVVQHGPLPEPTMALLVSGGHSNLLFVPDITGDVQHVGQTIDDAAGEAFDKVARVLGLGFPGGPIIDRSAREGQIVIDFPRGLTAGKDMERHRYDYSFSGLKTAVTRWVRARQEAGEPVPVADVAASFQEAVTDVLTRKALLACREKGATDLVIGGGVAANSRLREMAQERCDKAGVRLRVPRPGLCTDNGAMVAALGAQMVARGRTPSDLGLPADSSMPVTVVSA from the coding sequence ATGACCCGCACCGACGAGCCGCTCGTCCTCGGCATCGAGACCTCCTGCGACGAGACCGGCGTCGGGATCGTCCGCGGCCACACGCTGCTCGTCGACGCCATCGCGAGCAGCGTCGACGAGCACGCCCGCTTCGGCGGGGTCGTGCCCGAGGTCGCGTCACGCGCCCACCTGGAGGCGATGATCCCCACGATCCGCCGCGCCTGCACCGAGGCCGGGGTCACCCTGCAGGACCTGGACGCCATCGCCGTGACCTCGGGACCCGGCCTGGCCGGGGCGCTCCTGGTCGGGGTCGCCGCGGCCAAGGCGCTCGCCGTCGCGCTGGACAAGCCGATCTACGGCGTCAACCACCTCGCGTCGCACGTGGCCGTGGACGTGGTGCAGCACGGACCGTTGCCCGAGCCGACGATGGCGCTGCTCGTCTCGGGGGGTCACTCCAACCTGCTCTTCGTCCCGGACATCACCGGCGACGTCCAGCACGTCGGGCAGACCATCGACGACGCAGCGGGGGAGGCCTTCGACAAGGTCGCGCGGGTGCTGGGCCTGGGCTTCCCGGGCGGCCCGATCATCGACCGCTCCGCGCGCGAGGGGCAGATCGTCATCGACTTCCCCCGCGGGCTCACAGCGGGCAAGGACATGGAGCGACACCGCTACGACTACTCCTTCTCCGGGCTCAAGACCGCGGTGACCCGGTGGGTGCGGGCGCGTCAGGAAGCCGGGGAGCCGGTGCCGGTGGCCGACGTGGCCGCGAGCTTCCAGGAGGCCGTCACCGACGTGCTCACCCGCAAGGCGCTGCTGGCCTGCCGGGAGAAGGGCGCCACCGACCTGGTCATCGGCGGCGGCGTGGCGGCCAACTCGCGGTTGCGGGAGATGGCCCAGGAGAGGTGCGACAAGGCCGGGGTCCGGCTGCGGGTCCCGCGGCCGGGGCTGTGCACCGACAACGGCGCGATGGTCGCGGCCCTCGGCGCCCAGATGGTCGCGCGGGGGCGCACGCCCTCCGACCTGGGCCTGCCGGCCGACTCCTCGATGCCCGTCACGGTCGTCTCGGCCTGA